The following proteins are co-located in the Paenibacillus sp. JNUCC32 genome:
- a CDS encoding sugar ABC transporter permease, giving the protein MGIKMRNAIRLTASYITLVIIAIGCIYPALWIVLASFRPGKSLYSKSLIPESFTLSHYKELFTSQSFLFGTWYMNTLKIAVFSMIIGTILVLLTSYAVSRFRFKGRQNALSVILVLGMFPGFMSMIALYILLNSLDLLNTHAAMIIVYAAGAPLGGTLIMKGFLDTIPRSLDEAAKIDGATNFQIFRKIILPLSKPMITYMGLTLFVGPWVDFIFARLVLRTKENWTLAVGLWDLVNSTQDSNFTLFAAASVLIALPITLLFVFLQRLLVDGMTAGASKG; this is encoded by the coding sequence ATGGGAATTAAAATGAGAAACGCGATCCGCCTGACGGCAAGCTACATCACGCTTGTCATCATCGCGATCGGCTGTATTTACCCGGCGCTCTGGATTGTTCTGGCCTCTTTCCGTCCCGGAAAGTCGTTGTACAGCAAATCCTTGATACCAGAATCCTTCACGCTCAGTCATTATAAAGAGCTGTTCACGTCCCAAAGCTTCCTGTTTGGCACATGGTACATGAACACGCTGAAAATTGCGGTGTTCTCCATGATTATCGGGACCATTCTTGTCCTGCTTACTAGTTATGCGGTATCCCGCTTCCGGTTCAAAGGCCGTCAGAATGCGCTATCGGTCATTCTCGTGCTGGGGATGTTCCCGGGCTTCATGAGCATGATCGCCCTGTATATCCTGTTGAACTCCCTGGACCTGCTGAATACGCATGCCGCGATGATCATCGTGTATGCGGCCGGGGCGCCGCTTGGCGGAACGCTCATCATGAAGGGCTTCCTGGATACGATACCGCGAAGCTTGGATGAAGCGGCGAAGATAGACGGAGCTACCAACTTCCAGATCTTCCGCAAAATCATTCTGCCGTTGTCGAAGCCGATGATCACGTATATGGGCTTGACGCTGTTCGTAGGCCCATGGGTAGACTTTATCTTTGCCCGGCTCGTGCTCCGGACCAAGGAAAACTGGACGCTTGCCGTCGGTCTGTGGGATCTCGTCAACTCCACCCAGGACAGCAACTTTACGTTATTCGCGGCGGCATCGGTGCTGATCGCACTGCCGATCACCCTGCTGTTCGTGTTCCTGCAGCGTTTGCTGGTCGACGGCATGACGGCCGGCGCAAGCAAAGGGTAA
- a CDS encoding sugar ABC transporter permease, which translates to MRQHRITAAVLSAICMGLGQLYNRQWIKGVILLIVGVFSLYYFINNLGDAIWGMVTLGEQGSHLEKVNGLTQMVAGDHSINLLIEGLITLIMFALFLIGYYANIKNAYNAGKLREKGVTPNNFRQTLYYIFEWKFAQSFLTLPAIGILFFTVMPIIFMVLLAFTNYSAPNNLPPANLVDWVGFKTFTNLVALKSWSHTFFGVLTWTIIWAVLATVTTYFGGVLVALLIQQKGIRFKGVWRVILIIPYAIPQLISLLVMRNMFNGQFGPINQYLRYFGLEGLPWLTDPVWAKVTVIVVNMWVGIPVSMLLVMSVLTTIPKDLYEAADVDGATGFQKFKIITLPMILFSTAPVLITQFAGNINNFNLIFLLTNGNPVVGDYQYAGATDLLVTWLYKLTLDQQRYSMASAIGIIIFMIIATFSIYNYRRTRSFKEEDMIQ; encoded by the coding sequence GCATGGGTCTGGGTCAGCTTTACAATCGGCAATGGATCAAAGGCGTTATTTTACTTATCGTAGGCGTATTCAGTCTGTATTACTTCATTAACAACCTGGGTGATGCCATCTGGGGAATGGTAACATTGGGAGAACAGGGGAGCCATTTAGAAAAAGTCAACGGCTTGACCCAAATGGTAGCGGGTGACCATTCCATCAATCTCCTGATTGAAGGACTTATCACCTTAATTATGTTTGCGCTATTTCTTATTGGCTACTATGCCAATATCAAAAACGCATATAACGCTGGAAAACTAAGGGAAAAGGGTGTAACGCCCAACAATTTCAGACAGACCCTTTACTATATTTTCGAATGGAAATTTGCGCAATCTTTCCTGACACTGCCGGCGATCGGTATTTTGTTTTTTACGGTCATGCCGATCATCTTCATGGTCCTGCTGGCGTTTACGAACTATTCCGCTCCAAACAATCTGCCGCCTGCAAACCTGGTGGATTGGGTTGGCTTTAAAACCTTTACCAATCTCGTTGCACTAAAATCGTGGAGCCACACCTTTTTCGGGGTTCTGACCTGGACGATCATCTGGGCGGTGCTCGCAACGGTTACCACGTATTTCGGCGGCGTGCTCGTGGCGCTGCTTATCCAACAAAAAGGAATTCGCTTCAAAGGCGTATGGCGCGTCATCCTGATCATTCCATATGCGATCCCGCAGCTGATCTCGCTGCTTGTCATGCGTAATATGTTTAACGGGCAGTTCGGCCCGATCAACCAGTATTTAAGGTACTTCGGTTTGGAAGGACTGCCTTGGCTGACCGATCCGGTCTGGGCTAAAGTGACCGTTATCGTTGTTAATATGTGGGTCGGTATCCCTGTATCCATGCTCCTCGTGATGAGCGTTCTGACCACGATTCCGAAGGATCTCTATGAAGCGGCGGACGTGGATGGAGCGACCGGCTTCCAGAAGTTCAAGATCATTACCCTGCCGATGATTTTGTTCTCGACGGCACCGGTGCTGATTACGCAATTTGCCGGTAACATCAACAACTTTAACTTGATTTTCCTCCTGACGAACGGTAACCCGGTGGTGGGCGACTATCAATACGCGGGAGCGACGGACCTGCTCGTCACCTGGCTCTATAAACTGACGCTGGATCAGCAGCGTTACAGCATGGCATCGGCCATCGGTATTATCATCTTTATGATTATTGCGACCTTCTCGATTTACAATTATCGTCGTACCAGATCATTCAAAGAGGAGGATATGATCCAATAA